One segment of Primulina tabacum isolate GXHZ01 chromosome 6, ASM2559414v2, whole genome shotgun sequence DNA contains the following:
- the LOC142548273 gene encoding glucan endo-1,3-beta-glucosidase 12-like: protein MQKPIAMSLANLLLFIFPFLLQLSPLPQVSGLGINYGTVGNNLPPPKRVAQLLQSTLINKVKIYDTNPEILEAFSNTGIDLIVAVENSHVANLSSDPHAADEWFTSRVAPFIPATSIVAINIGNEYLTADDKLDQKALFQAIQNMHSVLLARGLDRKIKVTTPHSMAVLASSFPPSASTFAVMLLPAMTAIVGFLADTGAPFMVNAYPYFAYRDNPRTINLEYALLGNGTRVQDPKGYVYTNMLDAQIDSVRSAIASLGFGNRSIKIVVSESGWPSKGEAGETAVTPENARTYNTRLIEREQANKGTPMRPNENIDIFLFSLFNENKKQGGESERNFGIFNGDGSKVYELDLSCQFCSGDKLEFGEKTSAAASTRGPSVWCVAKPHADDKVIQAVLDFCCGPGGVDCREIYENGDCFGPDKIHAHASYAMNAYYQMHGRNYWNCDFKGTGLVTFSDPSYGRCRYAHQ, encoded by the exons ATGCAAAAACCAATTGCAATGTCCCTTGCAAATCTCCTCCTATTTATCTTCCCTTTTCTCCTCCAACTCAGCCCACTGCCACAAGTTTCCGGCTTGGGCATCAACTATGGGACAGTCGGAAATAACCTCCCGCCGCCCAAGCGGGTGGCTCAGCTGCTTCAGTCCACCCTCATTAACAAGGTCAAGATTTATGACACCAACCCTGAAATCCTCGAAGCCTTCTCAAACACAGGCATAGACCTCATTGTTGCTGTTGAAAACTCACATGTTGCCAACTTGAGCTCCGACCCTCATGCTGCCGATGAGTGGTTCACCAGCCGCGTCGCCCCCTTCATTCCGGCCACCTCCATAGTAGCAATCAATATAGGAAATGAGTACTTAACAGCAGACGATAAGCTTGATCAGAAAGCTCTATTCCAAGCCATTCAGAACATGCACTCAGTTTTACTTGCACGTGGCTTGGACCGGAAAATCAAGGTCACAACACCACACAGTATGGCTGTTCTTGCTTCCTCCTTTCCTCCATCCGCTTCCACTTTCGCTGTCATGCTCCTCCCTGCCATGACAGCTATTGTTGGATTCTTGGCAGACACCGGTGCCCCTTTCATGGTGAATGCATACCCTTATTTCGCGTACCGAGACAATCCTAGAACAATCAACCTAGAGTATGCGTTACTAGGCAATGGCACCAGGGTACAAGATCCTAAGGGGTACGTGTACACCAATATGTTGGATGCACAAATCGACAGTGTTAGATCAGCCATTGCTTCATTAGGATTCGGCAACCGTTCAATCAAGATTGTCGTGTCCGAGTCTGGTTGGCCATCAAAAGGCGAAGCCGGTGAGACAGCAGTGACACCTGAAAATGCAAGGACTTACAACACAAGATTAATCGAACGGGAGCAGGCAAATAAAGGGACCCCCATGAGGCCTAACGAAAATATAGacattttccttttctctcTGTTCAACGAGAACAAGAAACAAGGAGGTGAAAGTGAAAGGAATTTCGGGATCTTCAATGGCGACGGCTCTAAAGTGTACGAGCTGGATCTGAGCTGCCAGTTTTGTTCTGGCGATAAACTAGAGTTTGGGGAGAAAACATCAGCGGCAGCAAGCACTAGGGGTCCTTCCGTATGGTGCGTGGCGAAACCACACGCAGATGACAAAGTGATTCAGGCTGTCCTGGACTTTTGCTGCGGACCTGGTGGTGTAGACTGTAGGGAGATTTATGAAAATGGAGATTGTTTCGGGCCGGATAAGATACATGCACACGCTTCATATGCCATGAATGCATACTATCAGATGCATGGAAGGAACTACTGGAACTGTGATTTCAAAGGAACTGGCCTTGTTACGTTCAGTGATCCAA GCTATGGAAGATGTCGATATGCACATCAGTAA